In Phlebotomus papatasi isolate M1 chromosome 1, Ppap_2.1, whole genome shotgun sequence, the following proteins share a genomic window:
- the LOC129800888 gene encoding protein sneaky: protein MICFISVIVFLVKKFGFLTNEDRPRVQKWAIFFIGRLSIGLFTALIFWFNPERNLKFLLSGGLSLSIKSIRCIFMLVSLQFFGKAGRSAIKTILFTLIITGPLTNLSKNALEINRVFVCSSVLAYNLTKTHIDLMILPFRAAIEDLRNISQVTEAFDIVNQVVDPLVQEIELDDDTESSVIRNTSESSESSPRDAKSISENYSKKLSQRCLEQLEKGRDACADTFSGIHEQCREKLPGFLENQFCWMMDIESICLSKIDNKTKELCTPKNVLDDSFGKNYLDLLSEREEFSKEIEGVSIDYSFNESNIIEEIRNVDEYKTDLANILEDKKTVLVFLLKLMDIIFAFTYIKVMIRSILYLYSYLMELDFENIYITTAFREIDQNRAQKGQRNLLPLKKFERVYLVDPFEKRRIQNDYRNLIYHLLKFFLELIAVSVFILLDWILVVALEVVAAHGEVDFTQNSEIEVQIEVSGEGMMASVIGNIISGFSVNQTVEIFEDNKECLPNPSKLFTIWYLQTYGLFLVILIMIYNESYTHRLLLLICVFLYPVRQEERSNFLYSKILLGRRDRFQHMKRILEEEIMQNDEGSLDIPFKEIQGEFVDCPTEGCRTVYCDECWIDLGGACILCGGETGSSM, encoded by the exons ATGATCTGTTTCATTTCGGTAATTGTTTTCCTGGTGAAAAAATTTGGCTTCCTGACTAACGAGGATCGTCCTCGTGTCCAGAAATGGGCAATATTCTTCATTGGAAGACTATCTATTGGACTCTTTACCGCGTTGATTTTCtg GTTTAATCCTGAAAGAAATCTAAAGTTCCTTTTATCAGGTGGACTATCGCTTTCCATCAAGAGTATTAGATGTATTTTCATGTTAGTTTCCCTTCAATTCTTCGGGAAAGCAGGAAGAAGTgcaattaaaacaattttgttcACGTTAATAATCACAG gTCCGCTGACGAATCTCTCAAAGAACGCTCTCGAGATCAATAGAGTCTTTGTATGTTCCTCAGTTTTAGCCTACAATTTAACTAAAACTCATATTGATCTCATGATCCTACCTTTCCGGGCTGCCATTGAAGACCTCCGCAATATATCCCAAGTTACAGAGGCTTTTGATATAGTCAATCAAGTTGTAGATCCTCTTGTTCAGGAAATTGAATTGGATGATGATACTGAAAGTTCGGTAATAAGAAATACCTCAGAATCCTCGGAATCAAGCCCTAGAGATGCTAAAAGCATATCTGAGAATTATTCCAAGAAGCTCAGTCAAAGATGCTTGGAACAGTTGGAGAAGGGAAGAGATGCCTGTGCAGATACATTTTCCGGAATCCATGAGCAATGTAGAGAAAAATTGCCCGGTTTCCTGGAGAATCAGTTTTGCTGGATGATGGACATAGAGTCAATTTGTCTTTCTAAA ATTGATAATAAAACCAAGGAACTCTGCACACCAAAAAATGTCCTAGATGACTCATTTGGAAAGAACTATCTCGATCTTTTGTCAGAGAGGGAAgaattttctaaagaaattGAGGGTGTTTCAATTGATTACAGTTTCAATGAATCGAATATTATTGAAGAAATCAG GAATGTAGATGAATACAAAACCGATCTTGCAAATATATTGGAAGATAAGAAAACGGTCTTAGTGTTTTTGCTCAAATTGATGGATATCATTTTTGCTTTTACTTACATAAAAGTCATGATAA GATCAATTCTATACCTTTATTCCTATCTTATGGAGCTGGACTTTGAGAATATCTACATTACCACTGCTTTTCgggaaattgatcaaaatcgtgCTCAAAAAGGACAAAGAAATCTCTTGCCTTTGAAAAAGTTCGAACGAGTTTATCTAGTGGATCCTTTTGAGAAGCGTCGGATTCAAAATGATTACAGGAATCTTATTTATCATCTTCTAAAATTTTTCCTTGAACTAATTGCTGTATCGGTATTCATCCTTTTGGATTGGATTCTTGTGGTTGCCTTGGAAGTTGTGGCTGCTCATGGTGAGGTAGATTTTACGCAAAATAGTGAAATCGAGGTGCAGATTGAGGTTTCAGGAGAAGGAATGATGGCATCAGTTATTGGCAATATTATTTCCGGATTTAGTGTCAATCAAACTGTTGAAATATTCGAGGATAACAAGGAATGCCTTCCTAATCCATCAAAATTATTCACAATATGGTACTTGCAGACTTATGGACTTTTCCTGGTGATACTCATTATGATCTACAATGAATCTTACACTCATCGTCTTCTGTTGCTCATCTGTGTTTTCTTGTATCCTGTGAGGCAGGAGGAGAGGAGCAACTTTCTCTACAGTAAGATTCTTCTGGGTCGTAGGGATCGTTTTCAGCATATGAAGCGGATTCTGGAGGAGGAAATTATGCAAAATGACGAGGGATCTTTGGACATTCCTTTCAAG GAGATCCAGGGAGAATTTGTGGATTGCCCAACTGAAGGTTGTCGAACAGTTTACTGTGATGAATGCTGGATAGATTTGGGGGGTGCTTGCATCTTGTGTGGTGGCGAAACCGGAAGTTCCATGTGA